A stretch of Porites lutea chromosome 5, jaPorLute2.1, whole genome shotgun sequence DNA encodes these proteins:
- the LOC140937519 gene encoding uncharacterized protein isoform X1: protein MTSTSSNRWLVRMRYLRVNFKEDSEKRRCSPIKQRLCIGIAILLVLLLCIILAATYTRNSGRSGELLDPVESKNITIKLGFIGALDKSLGATASLGQELSSAFKIAIELINADAAKNGSKIKFSMDFKSMIKDGGTNPSTTCKIAAQQLAADSDIVGVVGAMRSSCSKASHQYFRDNAPTMTQISYASTAAELSNKKKYPRFFRTCASDVHQASALAELVTYFNWRRVSVIATSDDEYAKNLADSFETEARLQGIRIHASSRFSSTASSDVLDNKLQLIKDAQTRVNLIFAQPEAARTILETAKGKGMTGQGWVWLGSDGLTAVTPTNQTKAAEAMLGSVGIMPTGGFGRLSLNIIVRWIKKSQLRVQDQYPGIIYKHLRTSSYVPQVYDAVYAYYLAFDKLARQRKITENDSPSKLREVVFDELKKFNDKKNAFVGAQGPNTYFETPRYNVGNFQGPTWVKVGKWSQTIGVERENNDIIWPGNTKTPPTDKGLPGKTTFRIGFIAPIHPDLAGLSELGREFESAFRVAVEMMNRDLTLSVDFDIKIQDGGLDPNASCTAAAEQLVKDDVVAVIGAYRSSCSQAVADVLGSRNNRVPQISYGSTSAILSDKTKYKYFFRTCPSDVHQASALAALFRKYLLPEVGTVATNDIYGKELADMFEKEVTGMADVPVSVVSRQRFDVNARAATIRPKIQQLKASGSQVHLISMVRHDTETVFQQIKELGMTGKGWVWIGTDGATSSTFNQNKDLQRTMEGMIGTQPKNGEGSIYWKFLANWIKKDSTTYPGIVHSKPSTPTSAAFTAQLFDAVHGVALALSDLVNKKVISRTSDVQTVRDNLYQKLRTFNDPSTGFPSATGTNNVMFFNQDQDAPPLYDVVNLVGNNWLTVGQYDSKTKEISLRRDPVFSGGVTLIPEIGRPTYKIAAFFPIHEDLGPLKTLGNEWQAAFRVAVELVNSGPFKVAFTYVLADGGYDSDSCRHEAESLPDDTDLIIGEARSGCSIAIAEATKHKNIPQISYASTSAQLSDKQTYPNFFRTCSSDVYQGQALAKLAQRYKWSQVSTISTLDSYSDDLVRKFAVNVRRVGVDIKTEQRFEAHTKNSIKENLREMKESGCAVNLVSAATDDSEKVFQEAVEQGMTGKGWTWIGTDGATTSSFTESPNLRRAMQGMVGTRPKHGEGVLYQRLLKIWKEKDAAAFPGLIHLPRILQASPYVAQVYDAVLAYAHALTTLHEAGTINKYSTRSEVQTELMKELRKMKDANTGFDSATGGKMFFDSNQEAPALYDVVNLNGDSWIKVGSYDPSPDQGLSIKRKIVWPGGSVNPPPDQLPPSTKEVAATEEPKSASVSRDGIIALGVVFGIFAAAMGTFVTYLIYREKKGKPSFAPQATRPTYQSPVTEISAVLNNGNIPVIRNSKEPLPV from the exons ACCCTGTCGAATCCAAGAACATTACTATCAAGTTGGGCTTTATAGGAGCGTTGGACAAATCTCTCGGCGCCACAGCGTCTTTGGGACAAGAATTA AGTTCAGCGTTCAAAATCGCCATTGAGCTCATAAATGCCGATGCGGCCAAGAATGGcagtaaaattaaattttccatGGATTTTAAAA GTATGATCAAAGATGGAGGCACGAATCCGTCCACTACTTGTAAGATCGCTGCCCAGCAGCTTGCGGCGGATTCGGACATTGTGGGTGTCGTTGGAGCAATGCGTTCTTCGTGTTCAAAAGCTTCACATCAGTACTTCAGAGACAACG CACCGACTATGACCCAGATATCATATGCGTCAACCGCAGCGGAGCTTTCTAACAAGAAGAAGTATCCACGATTCTTCAGGACTTGTGCGAGTGATGTGCATCAGGCAAGCGCCCTGGCTGAGTTGGTGACTTACTTCAACTGGAGAAGG GTAAGCGTCATTGCTACATCAGATGATGAGTATGCCAAAAACCTTGCAGATAGTTTCGAAACGGAAGCCCGCTTACAAGGAATCCGAATTCACGCTTCTTCGAGGTTTTCCAGTACAGCAAGTTCGGACGTTTTGGACAACAAACTGCAGTTG ATAAAAGACGCTCAAACTCGAGTAAACCTCATATTTGCTCAGCCTGAAGCTGCCCGAACTATCTTAGAAACTGCCAAAGGAAAG GGTATGACTGGCCAGGGCTGGGTGTGGCTTGGTAGCGATGGTCTGACAGCTGTTACTCCAACCAACCAGACTAAAGCCGCTGAGGCCATGCTGGGCAGTGTAGGCATCATGCCCACAG GAGGTTTTGGCCGACTGAGTCTGAACATCATTGTTCGGTGGATTAAAAAGTCCCAATTGCGCGTTCAGGATCAGTACCCTGGAATCATTTATAAACAT TTGCGAACTTCATCTTACGTGCCGCAAGTTTATGATGCAGTGTATGCATACTATCTGGCGTTCGACAAATTAGCGAGACAACGCAAGATAACCGAG AATGACTCCCCTTCCAAATTACGGGAGGTTGTTTTTGACGAATTGAAGAAATTCAACGATAAGAAAAATGCATTTGTCGGTGCTCAAG GTCCTAACACGTACTTTGAAACTCCGAGGTACAACGTTGGAAATTTTCAG GGACCCACTTGGGTAAAGGTCGGCAAATGGAGCCAAACTATTGGCGTGGAAAGAGAGAACAACGATATAATTTGGCCAGGAAACACAAAGACACCTCCCACCGATAAGGGACTTCCAGGCAAAACCACTTTCAGAATAGGCTTCATTGCTCCTATTCACCCGGACCTAGCGGGTTTATCGGAACTCGGCCGGGAGTTCGAATCAGCATTCCGCGTGGCTGTAGAGATGATGAACAGAGATTTGACGCTGTCTGTTGATTTTGACATAAAGATTCAGGATGGCGGACTTGATCCTAATGCTTCATGTACAGCAGCTGCAGAACAGCTTGTAAAAGATGATGTCGTAGCTGTTATTGGAGCCTATCGTTCGTCCTGCTCTCAAGCTGTTGCTGATGTTTTAG GTTCCAGGAACAACAGAGTTCCTCAAATTTCGTACGGCTCAACGTCTGCAATTCTCTCGGACAAAACAAAGTACAAGTACTTTTTTAGAACTTGTCCTTCTGATGTTCACCAAGCCTCCGCTCTCGCAGCCTTATTTCGGAAGTACTTATTACCTGAAGTTGGTACCGTAGCAACAAACGATATTTACGGAAAGGAACTAGCGGATATGTTTGAGAAGGAGGTGACTGGTATGGCTGATGTGCCAGTCAGTGTGGTCAGCAGGCAACGTTTCGATGTAAATGCGCGAGCAGCAACCATCAGACCAAAAATACAACAG TTGAAAGCTTCGGGATCTCAAGTTCACCTCATCAGTATGGTTCGCCATGATACAGAGACGGTTTTCCAGCAGATTAAAGAGCTAGGCATGACTGGTAAAGGCTGGGTGTGGATTGGAACAGACGGCGCGACCTCGTCCACGttcaatcaaaacaaagacttgcaaCGAACAATGGAAGGCATGATCGGAACTCAACCTAAGAACGGTGAAGGCAGCATTTATTGGAAGTTTCTGGCAAATTGGATCAAGAAAGATTCGACAACATACCCTGGAATTGTACACAGTAAACcg TCTACTCCTACCTCAGCGGCCTTCACTGCACAGTTGTTTGATGCCGTACATGGCGTAGCCTTGGCTCTATCAGACCTTGTCAACAAGAAAGTTATCAGCCGGACATCTGACGTGCAGACTGTGCGAGACAATCTCTATCAAAAGCTGAGGACATTTAATGACCCTAGCACAGGCTTCCCAAGTGCCACTGGTACCAACAATGTCATGTTCTTTAATCAAGATCAAGATGCCCCTCCACTATACGATGTTGTTAACCTTGTG GGCAACAACTGGCTCACTGTAGGTCAATATGACTCCAAAACGAAGGAAATCAGTCTGCGAAGAGACCCTGTCTTCTCTGGTGGAGTCACTCTCATTCCTGAGATAGGCCGGCCTACTTACAAGATCGCTGCGTTCTTTCCCATCCATGAAGACCTAGGACCATTGAAGACTCTTGGTAATGAGTGGCAGGCAGCTTTCAGGGTTGCTGTTGAGCTTGTTAACTCGGGTCCCTTTAAAGTGGCGTTTACTTACGTTCTTGCTGATGGTGGTTATGATTCAGATTCTTGTCGGCATGAAGCTGAG AGTCTCCCGGACGACACTGACCTTATTATCGGAGAGGCCAGATCTGGTTGCTCAATTGCCATTGCTGAGGCCACAAAACACAAGAACATTCCTCAGATTTCATATGCCTCGACTTCCGCTCAGCTCTCAGATAAACAGACTTATCCAAACTTCTTCCGCACATGCTCCTCAGACGTCTATCAAGGACAAGCTCTGGCAAAGCTTGCTCAAAGGTATAAGTGGTCCCAGGTTTCTACTATCAGCACGCTTGACTCGTACAGCGACGACCTGGTGCGAAAGTTTGCCGTCAACGTGAGGCGGGTGGGAGTCGACATTAAGACTGAGCAGCGATTTGAAGCCCACACTAAAAACAGCATTAAAGAGAATCTCAGAGAG ATGAAGGAAAGCGGGTGTGCAGTAAATCTGGTCAGCGCCGCGACCGATGATTCGGAGAAAGTTTTTCAGGAAGCAGTTGAGCAG GGCATGACCGGTAAAGGCTGGACGTGGATTGGTACCGACGGTGCAACTACATCAAGTTTCACTGAATCTCCGAACTTGCGACGAGCCATGCAAGGGATGGTAGGTACCAGGCCCAAACACGGCGAAGGAGTTCTGTATCAGAGACTGCTAAAGATCTGGAAGGAAAAAGATGCAGCTGCATTCCCAGGCCTAATACACTTGCCTCGAATACTGCAG GCTTCGCCATATGTTGCACAAGTCTATGACGCAGTTCTCGCTTATGCGCATGCTCTGACAACACTTCATGAAGCTGGAACGATAAACAAG TATTCAACCCGGTCTGAAGTTCAAACAGAATTGATGAAGGAACTACGAAAAATGAAAGATGCAAATACGGGATTCGATAGCGCCACGGGCGGAAAAATGTTCTTCGATTCCAATCAAGAAGCGCCCGCGCTTTACGACGTGGTGAATTTAAATGGTGACTCCTGGATTAAAGTTGGCTCATATGACCCATCCCCTGATCAAGGCCTCAGTATCAAGAGAAAGATTGTTTGGCCAGGGGGTAGCGTGAATCCTCCACCCGATCAACTGCCGCCAAG TACCAAAGAAGTCGCTGCGACGGAAGAACCCAAATCAGCAAGTGTTAGTAGAGACGGCATTATAGCTCTGGGAGTTGTATTCGGTATCTTTGCTGCTGCTATGGGAACGTTTGTTACCTACTTAATATACAGGGAGAAGAAAGGAAAGCCTTCATTTGCTCCCCAG GCCACGAGACCAACATATCAATCGCCAGTGACCGAAatttctgctgttttaaataATGGAAATATACCTGTTATCAGAAATTCAAAGGAACCTTTACCTGTGTGA